A region of Campylobacter armoricus DNA encodes the following proteins:
- a CDS encoding helix-turn-helix transcriptional regulator → MDEQQKELFIKLTQFLGQVLGSNYEIVFHVISEEGSYIAAIANNHISGRTINSPLTSFASELIQEKEYLNKDFLCDYKAKVGKSKIVTGSTFFIKNQNKIVGILCINHDTTEIRSAISKIIELEKINDFSDLLNIQNQNNVNLHNMSNIETLSHSIEDILAENIDLKYLNSGYSLSTEQKDEIIKNLHSKGIFNIKGSIPIVAKSLNISEPSVYRYLQKLKK, encoded by the coding sequence ATGGATGAACAACAAAAAGAATTATTTATAAAATTAACTCAATTTTTAGGACAAGTACTTGGGAGTAATTATGAGATAGTGTTTCATGTAATTTCTGAAGAAGGTTCGTATATAGCAGCTATTGCAAATAATCACATAAGCGGTAGAACCATAAATTCTCCTTTGACTTCATTTGCAAGCGAACTTATACAAGAAAAAGAATATTTAAATAAAGATTTTTTATGTGATTATAAAGCAAAAGTAGGCAAATCTAAAATAGTTACAGGATCAACTTTTTTTATCAAAAACCAAAATAAAATTGTAGGAATTTTATGCATAAACCATGATACTACAGAAATTCGTAGTGCTATTAGCAAAATCATAGAACTTGAAAAAATCAACGATTTTAGTGACTTATTAAACATTCAAAACCAAAACAATGTAAATTTACATAATATGAGTAATATAGAAACACTTAGTCATTCTATAGAAGATATTTTAGCTGAAAATATAGATTTAAAATATTTAAATTCAGGATATAGTTTAAGCACTGAACAAAAAGATGAAATAATCAAAAATCTTCATTCAAAAGGAATATTTAATATAAAAGGAAGCATACCTATAGTAGCTAAATCTTTGAATATATCAGAACCTAGCGTTTATAGGTATTTACAAAAGCTTAAAAAATAA
- a CDS encoding Rid family detoxifying hydrolase, producing the protein MANYPKAIGPYSAYREANGLLFISGQLPINPESGNIESEDIKEQTRQSLLNIKAILEENNLYFNNVVKTTCFLANIDDFLAFNEVYSEFFAAPYPARSAFAVKDLPKGAKVEIEVIAHKG; encoded by the coding sequence ATGGCAAATTATCCAAAAGCTATAGGACCATATTCAGCTTATAGAGAAGCAAATGGTTTATTGTTTATTTCAGGACAACTTCCAATTAATCCTGAAAGTGGCAATATTGAAAGTGAAGATATAAAAGAGCAAACAAGGCAATCATTGTTAAATATCAAGGCTATATTAGAAGAAAATAATCTTTATTTTAATAATGTAGTTAAAACCACTTGCTTTTTAGCAAATATTGATGATTTTTTAGCTTTCAATGAGGTTTATTCTGAATTTTTCGCAGCTCCATATCCTGCTAGAAGTGCTTTTGCAGTAAAAGATCTTCCTAAGGGGGCAAAAGTGGAGATAGAGGTTATTGCTCATAAAGGATAG